One window of Theropithecus gelada isolate Dixy chromosome 4, Tgel_1.0, whole genome shotgun sequence genomic DNA carries:
- the LOC112623574 gene encoding retinoic acid early transcript 1E-like, translating into MPNVLPVTLHNVPRMPLTCSPVRLLLLLLLLLTALEIMVGAHSLCFNFTIKSWSRPGQPWCEAQVFMNKNLFLQYNSDSNMFKPLGLLGKKVNATSTWGELTQMLGEVGRDLRMLLLDIKPQIKTSGPSTLQVEMLCQREAERCTGASWQFAINGEKCLLLDAMNMTWTVINHEASKIKETWKNNRRLEKYFRKLSMGDCNHWLREFSGDWEAMPEPTGN; encoded by the exons ATGCCCAACGTCCTGCCTGTTACTCTCCACAATGTGCCAAGAATGCCCCTGACTTGTAGCCCGGTGCGCCTTCTTTTGCTTCTACTGTTGCTACTAACAGCCTTGGAGATCATGGTTG GTGCTCACTCTCTTTGCTTCAACTTCACTATAAAATCATGGTCCAGACCTGGACAGCCCTGGTGTGAAGCACAGGTCTTCATGAATAAAAATCTTTTCCTTCAGTACAACAGTGACAGCAACATGTTCAAGCCTCTGGGCCTCCTGGGGAAGAAGGTAAATGCCACCAGCACATGGGGAGAATTGACCCAAATGCTGGGAGAAGTGGGCCGAGACCTCAGGATGCTCCTTCTTGACATCAAACCCCAGATAAAGACCAGTG GTCCTTCCACTCTGCAGGTCGAGATGCTTTGTCAACGTGAAGCAGAACGATGCACTGGTGCATCCTGGCAGTTCGCCATCAATGGAGAGAAATGCCTCCTCTTAGACGCGATGAACATGACCTGGACAGTAATTAATCATGAAGCCAGTAAGATCAAGGAGACATGGAAGAACAACAGAAGGCTGGAAAAGTATTTCAGGAAGCTCTCAATGGGAGACTGCAATCACTGGCTCAGGGAATTCTCAGGGGACTGGGAGGCGATGCCAGAACCGACAGGTAACTGA